Below is a window of Cytophaga hutchinsonii ATCC 33406 DNA.
ATATCTACCTGAATAGCTGCGGAAATGATTTCTGTAATTGTTCCTTGTCCTGTTTGAATCCTATCACATCCGTTCAAATTACAATTTTCAATCAAATTTTCAAAAGCCCAGTCTTCAATATCGAACGCATATATTTTCTTAGCTCCTTTCTTTTGAGCCAGAATGCTTAAAATACCTGTTCCACAGCCTGCATCGATCATTATTTTATCCTGAAGGTCGGTTTCCAATTCATATTCAAGCATTAAAGAAGTTGTTGCATGGTGGCCCGTTCCGAAAGACATCTTCGGGTTTATCACAACTTCATACTGAAATTCAGGTCTTTCAGCATGAAACGACGCACGTACATAACACTGATTAGCAATAACCAACGGATCAAAGTTCTTTTCCCATTCTTCATTCCAGTTGATGTTTGGCATTTCAGCAAACGTATATGTATACGCAGGGTTTACTTCATGCAGTACTTCTTTCAGGTCAGCTTCTGAAAAAGCACTTTTTTCAACATATGCTTCCAGCATGTTTGCATGTTCCGCAAAAGAATCAAACCCAATGGCTAATAACTCAGCCATTATGCGTTCCTGCTCGTTTTCCTCAACGGTAATATCAACTTTAATGTATTGGTCCATAAGAAACAAAACCCCGATAGAATCGGGGTTGTATATTATATTTTATTAATAATTTAATGTACGCAAGCTAATCTGGCACCAGCCTTCTTCACCATGGTCTGTGGCACACAGATCATCATTCCGTTCTGTGTGCCACAGACCGGGGATCCGCACTACCAAGCAAGTGATTAGTATGACTTAGCGATATCAATAAAGTCACGTGACTTTAACGATGCACCGCCGATCAACCCCCCGTCAATATCTTTGCAAGCCAACAGGCCTTTTGCATTGTCCGGTTTCATGCTGCCACCATATAAAATGCTGATCTCATCTGCTACTGCAGCACCATATTTAGATGCCAGGTGCTCACGGATCTTCGCGTGCATTTCCTGTGCCTGCTCGTCAGAAGCTGTAACGCCTGTTCCGATTGCCCAGATTGGTTCGTATGCAATAACTACTTTTTTGAAATCTTCCGGTGATAAATGGAATAAGCTTTCTGTTAACTGAGCATTTACAAAATTGATGTGGATACCTGCTTCTCTTTGTGCAAGTGTTTCTCCGCAGCAGAATAATGGCGTTAAACCATTTGCCAGGGAAATAGTTACTTTATCAGCCAATTGCTGATTTGTTTCACCAAAATATTCTCTTCTTTCGCTGTGTCCGATGATTACATACTTTACACCTACAGACTTCAACATCGGAGCTGAAATCTCACCTGTAAATGCACCGGATTCTTTTTGATATACGTTTTGCGCGCCGATAGCTACTTTATCGTTGATTACTTTTGAAACAGCAGCCAATGAGATATAAGGAATACACATTACAAGATTTACATCTGCAGGAACTTCATCCTTTGCCATATTTGCCACTTCAGAAGCTAATGACAAGCCTTCTTCAAGTGTTTTGTTCATTTTCCAATTTCCTGCAATTACTTTCTTTCTCATAATCGATGTTTTATACTTATTTTATGTGTTTTGAATCGGGGTCTCGTTTCCAACTATCAGCCAAATATAATAAGAATTGGTGAAAGCAAAACGTGTTACCATTCACGACGCAATAAATTGCGTCTCAACCAATGCGATGAAACAATCAACGGTTATCATTTTTTCTTGAATTAGTTCAATAACAGGCTTGTAGACAAACTTATTATAAACAACACTAATTTAATCTTTCATATACCATCTTTTTCCTTTAAATTTGCTCAATTTGACTGTGTAAAAGAAGGTGTACTTTCCTCTTTTGGCTTCAAATTCTGATTCATCGAACCATTGAAAAATAATAAATAATCCCATGCCTAAGGATACAAGTATCAAACACATTTTGATTATCGGTAGCGGTCCAATTGTAATCGGACAAGCTTGCGAATTTGATTATGCTGGCTCACAAGCTGCACGTTCTCTTCGTGAAGAAGGAATTGAAGTTACCCTGATCAACTCGAATCCGGCTACAATTATGACTGATAAAGTTGTAGCGGACAATGTGTATTTATTGCCATTAGAGAAAAAATCAATCATTAAGATCCTTGAAAATCACAAAATCGATGCGGTATTGCCAACGATGGGGGGCCAGACTGCCTTGAACCTTGCGATGGAATGTGATAAAGCCGGTGTCTGGAAAAAATTTGGTGTCCGTATGATCGGTGTTGATATTAACGCGATTGAGACTACAGAAGACCGTGAGAAATTCCGTTTGAAAATGATTGAGATTGGTGTTGGAGTTTGTAAAGGCGCAACAGCAACATCTTTCTTACAGGGAAAAGAAATCGCTCAGGAAATCGGTTTTCCACTGGTAATCCGTCCTTCCTTCACCCTTGGCGGTACAGGCGGCGGTTTCGTGCACACGGCAGATAAATTTGATGAAGCGTTAACAAAAGGTCTTCACGCTTCGCCAACGCATGAGGTATTGGTTGAGCAAAGTATCTTAGGCTGGAAAGAATACGAATTGGAGATCTTACGTGATAGTATCGGTAACATGATCATCATCTGTTCGATCGAGAACTTTGACCCGATGGGTATTCATACCGGTGACTCTATTACTGTAGCGCCTGCTATGACGCTGCCGGATACCATCTATCAGGAAATGCGTGATCAATCCATCAAAATGATGAAAGCGATCGGTAATTTCGCGGGTGGCTGTAACGTACAGTTCTCCGTTTGCCCGGATACAGATCATATCATTGGTATTGAGATTAACCCGCGTGTATCACGTTCTTCTGCACTTGCTTCAAAAGCTACGGGTTACCCGATTGCAAAGATCTCTGCGAAACTTGCGATTGGTTATAACTTAGATGAATTAAAAAACCAGATCACTAAAACAACAAGTGCCTTCTTCGAACCGGCATTGGATTATGTGATCGTAAAAGTTCCGCGCTGGAACTTCGATAAATTTAAAGGTGCTGACCGTACCCTTGGTTTACAAATGAAATCTGTTGGTGAAACAATGGGTATCGGCCGTAACTTCCAGGAAGCATTACAGAAAGCATGTCAGTCATTAGAAATTAAACGTAACGGTTTAGGTGCTGACGGTAAAGAATTAACAAACCAGGATCAGATCCTGGACAGTCTGGCGAACCCAAGCTGGAACCGTTTGTTCCATATTTATGATGCTTTCAAATTAGGGGTTCAGTTCAAGACCATTCAGAAGCTGACAAAAATTGATCCGTGGTTCTTAACACAGATTGAAGAGCTTGTGCTTCTTGAGAAAGAAATTCAGAAAACAACGATCCAGAACATCAGCAGAGAAATGCTGAAAACAGCTAAGCAAAAAGGATACGCTGACCGCCAGATCGCGCACCTGCTCCGTTGTATGGAAAGTGAAGTATTTTCAAAACGTCATGAATTCGGAATCAAGCGTATTTACAAAATCGTTGATACCTGTTCTGCTGAATTTGAAGCAAAAACGCCTTATTACTATTCTACGTTTGAAGGTGAGAACGAATCCATTCCTTCAGATAAAAAGAAAATTATTGTATTAGGTTCAGGCCCGAACCGTATCGGACAAGGGATCGAGTTTGACTACTCGTGTGTACACGGTGTATTGGCAGCGAAAGAATGCGGTTATGAAACGATCATGATCAACTGCAACCCTGAAACGGTTTCTACAGATTTTGATATTGCTGACAAGTTATATTTCGAACCTGTATTCTGGGAACATATCTACGAAATCATTCTTCTTGAAAAACCGGTTGGCGTTATTGTTCAGCTTGGCGGACAAACAGCGCTTAAACTTGCCGAGAAATTAGAACGATATGGCATCAAAATTATCGGTACTGATTTCCAGTCACTGGATTTAGCTGAAGATCGCGGCCGTTTCTCTTCTTTATTAAAAGAGATCAACATCCCTTATCCGGAATTTGGTGTCATTGAGAACGCAGACGAAGCTGTTGCGATCAGTAAAAAATTAAACTTCCCGTTATTGGTTCGTCCTTCGTATGTATTGGGCGGACAGAGCATGAAGATTGTGATCAACGAACAGGAGCTGGAACAACACGTGGTGAACTTATTGAAAGATCATCCGGGTAATCAGGTTCTTGTGGATCATTTCCTTGAAAATGCAATTGAAGCGGAAGCAGATGCCATCTGCGACGGCGAGAATGTACACATCATCGGTATCATGGAACACATAGAGCCGGCAGGTATTCACTCCGGTGATTCGCACTCTGTATTGCCTCCGTTTGATTTAAGTGATGACGTGATCAGACAGATTGAAGAGCATACGAAGAAAATTGCTATAGCACTAAAAACAGTGGGCCTGATCAACATTCAGTTTGCGATCAAAAACGAAATCGTTTACATCATTGAAGCCAACCCAAGAGCTTCCCGTACGGTGCCGTTCATCTGTAAGGCATACGATGAGCCTTATGTAAATTATGCTACCAAGGTGATGCTGGGTGAAAACAAAGTAACCGACTTTACCTTCAACCCGAAGAAAAACGGTTATGCGATCAAAATTCCTGTATTCTCTTTCAATAAATTCCCGAATGTAAACAAGGAACTTGGACCTGAAATGAAATCAACGGGAGAAGCCATCTTATTCATCGACGATCTGCACGACGATGCATTCGTGAAATTATATTCTGAAAGAAATCTTTATTTGAGCCGATAGGTATAGTAATACGTTTTAAGTAATAAGTTTTAGGATTAGCACTTTGAACTTATTGCTTAAAACGTTAAATTATAATAAGAATCCAGTTTTAAGAGGGATGTCGATTACAATATTTTTTTTATTCCAACGTCTTAAAACATAGAACTTATTACTTAGAACATCATTATGAAATTCTTATTCTGGACGATTGTTATATTTTTCGTATTACGTTGGTTACTAAAGCCTTTTCTAAAGGTTATGGTAATTAAAAGTGCGCAGAAAATGGCTGAAAATATGCAGCAGCAATACAGTCAGCAACAGCAGCCAAGATATCCGGAAGGTTCTATTCATGTAGACCATATTCCAGATCAGAAAACTTCAAAAAAAATCAACAACAGCCCTAAAGACGATTATATTGATTTTGAAGAGGTTAAATAATCAAAAAATATTTTATTTTTAGCTGATTTACAACATATTACATTTACTGAATCTGTAAAAAACTTACACATTTGGCATCCTGAATTTATTTTTTTGTTATCTTTGTTATCCTTAAACTCTAGCAGAAATATAGAGAATAGGGGTGTTTAAATTGAACTTAAATAAAGAACATAGATGTCTTGGTTTAAAAGAACTGAAAAAGGTATCACTACCCCTACTGAAGAGAAAAGAGAAGTACCGGATGGTTTATGGTATCAGTGTCCTGAATGTAAAAAAGTAGTACATACAAGAGAGCACGAAGAACATGCCTGGACATGTATTGAGTGTAATTACCACGCAAGAGTAGGCTCAAAAGAATATTTCGAATTGTTTTTTGATAACAATGAATTTACAGAATTAGATGCTGGTTTGAGTTCTTCTGATCCGTTAAAATTCATCGATAGTCAACCGTACCCAAAACGTATCAAAGCTGCTCAGGCTAAAACCGGCTTAACAGATGCAGTGCGTACAGCGCACGGTAAAGTAAGCGGTAAAGAAGTTGTAATCAGCTGTATGGACTTTACCTTCATTGGCGGTTCTATGGGTTCTGTAGTGGGTGAAAAAATCTCCAGAGGTATTGATGCAGCCCGGGCTAAAAAAGTGCCCTTTATCATGATCTGTAAATCAGGTGGCGCACGTATGATGGAAGCTGGTTTCTCCTTGATGCAAATGGCTAAAACATCTGCCAAACTTGCATTACTTGCCGAAGAAGGTCTTCCGTACATTTCTATTTTAACAGATCCAACAACAGGCGGTGTTACTGCATCGTATGCAATGTTAGGGGACATCAATATTGCTGAGCCGGGAGCCTTGATTGGTTTTGCCGGACCAAGGGTTGTTAGGGAAACGATCGGTAAAGATTTGCCGGCAGGTTTCCAGACATCTGAATTTTTACTGGAACATGGTTTCCTTGATTTCATCGTTGACAGAAAAGAAATGAAGAAACAGGTTTCTGATTTCTTACGAATGGTTGAGAAAAAGTAATACTTCTTTAATTAATGTTGAATCGTCCTGAAATAGGTTGACAGATTTTAATACTAATCCCAGTTATCAAAAGTAACTGGGATTTTTGTTTAATGCACCATTTCTGGCGTTTTCATTTTTAATGATAAATGAGGTCTTACGTTATTATATAATTGTATTGCTTGCTCAGTAAGCTCTTTTGCTACTTGTCTGGTTATTATTTTTTGACCTAATCCAAATTCTTCTTTGAGCGTTCTATTCATCCTTTCAGCTAACGCATTTTCATAAGGGTCAGATTGTTCGGTCATACTTATGCTTACTCCATTGCTATTTGACAATGCTACATATTCTTTACTGCAATACTGAAGCCCTCTGTCAGAATGATGAATCAATTTTGAATCAGGATACTTTCTATTTTTCAATCCCATTTCAAACGCTTTTATCATGGATTCTGTATCCATAGAGTCTGCTATAGAGTAGCCCATTATTTTTCTGCTGTAGGCATCAGTGACCATATTTAAATAGCAGTTTCCTTCATCTGTTTTTATGTATGTGATGTCACTAACCCATACCTGCTCAGGTCTATGTATGATGAGCCCTTTCACTATATTGGGATATTTCCTGAGCCAATGCTTAGACATCGTTGTTTGAATATATCTGCGCCTGGGCTTAATAAGCATATCATAAAACCTTAATATTGAGAAGAGTTTATCCCGGCCAACTTTGAGTTCTGCCTGATCAATAAACGGCTTTATAATATGGTAAGTCTTTTTTCCTCCTAATCTAGGAAGCTGCTTTCTTTGTGTATCTACCAGTTGTTTGATAGCCTTTCTTCTGTCAATGAGTATCAACTCCTGCTTGAGCATTTTGTATAAATACTGACGACTATAACCTAACGTTGAAGCTATACCTTTTACTGTGATAAATCTTCTTTGTTCCCCTTCTCTTTGAAAGCGGCTTCTGAGAGGGGCAAATACTTTTTTCTGATTTCTGTATCAAACAGCTCATCTGCTATGTCAATAGCGGCATTGAGAAT
It encodes the following:
- the tpiA gene encoding triose-phosphate isomerase — its product is MRKKVIAGNWKMNKTLEEGLSLASEVANMAKDEVPADVNLVMCIPYISLAAVSKVINDKVAIGAQNVYQKESGAFTGEISAPMLKSVGVKYVIIGHSERREYFGETNQQLADKVTISLANGLTPLFCCGETLAQREAGIHINFVNAQLTESLFHLSPEDFKKVVIAYEPIWAIGTGVTASDEQAQEMHAKIREHLASKYGAAVADEISILYGGSMKPDNAKGLLACKDIDGGLIGGASLKSRDFIDIAKSY
- the prmA gene encoding 50S ribosomal protein L11 methyltransferase: MIYNPDSIGVLFLMDQYIKVDITVEENEQERIMAELLAIGFDSFAEHANMLEAYVEKSAFSEADLKEVLHEVNPAYTYTFAEMPNINWNEEWEKNFDPLVIANQCYVRASFHAERPEFQYEVVINPKMSFGTGHHATTSLMLEYELETDLQDKIMIDAGCGTGILSILAQKKGAKKIYAFDIEDWAFENLIENCNLNGCDRIQTGQGTITEIISAAIQVDILLANINKNVLLAEMDEYNKRLLPNGLLFLSGFYEEDITDILTRAEDAGFKKESFKVKDRWVSMKLIKK
- a CDS encoding IS3 family transposase gives rise to the protein MTVKGIASTLGYSRQYLYKMLKQELILIDRRKAIKQLVDTQRKQLPRLGGKKTYHIIKPFIDQAELKVGRDKLFSILRFYDMLIKPRRRYIQTTMSKHWLRKYPNIVKGLIIHRPEQVWVSDITYIKTDEGNCYLNMVTDAYSRKIMGYSIADSMDTESMIKAFEMGLKNRKYPDSKLIHHSDRGLQYCSKEYVALSNSNGVSISMTEQSDPYENALAERMNRTLKEEFGLGQKIITRQVAKELTEQAIQLYNNVRPHLSLKMKTPEMVH
- a CDS encoding DUF4834 family protein, producing MKFLFWTIVIFFVLRWLLKPFLKVMVIKSAQKMAENMQQQYSQQQQPRYPEGSIHVDHIPDQKTSKKINNSPKDDYIDFEEVK
- the carB gene encoding carbamoyl-phosphate synthase large subunit — encoded protein: MPKDTSIKHILIIGSGPIVIGQACEFDYAGSQAARSLREEGIEVTLINSNPATIMTDKVVADNVYLLPLEKKSIIKILENHKIDAVLPTMGGQTALNLAMECDKAGVWKKFGVRMIGVDINAIETTEDREKFRLKMIEIGVGVCKGATATSFLQGKEIAQEIGFPLVIRPSFTLGGTGGGFVHTADKFDEALTKGLHASPTHEVLVEQSILGWKEYELEILRDSIGNMIIICSIENFDPMGIHTGDSITVAPAMTLPDTIYQEMRDQSIKMMKAIGNFAGGCNVQFSVCPDTDHIIGIEINPRVSRSSALASKATGYPIAKISAKLAIGYNLDELKNQITKTTSAFFEPALDYVIVKVPRWNFDKFKGADRTLGLQMKSVGETMGIGRNFQEALQKACQSLEIKRNGLGADGKELTNQDQILDSLANPSWNRLFHIYDAFKLGVQFKTIQKLTKIDPWFLTQIEELVLLEKEIQKTTIQNISREMLKTAKQKGYADRQIAHLLRCMESEVFSKRHEFGIKRIYKIVDTCSAEFEAKTPYYYSTFEGENESIPSDKKKIIVLGSGPNRIGQGIEFDYSCVHGVLAAKECGYETIMINCNPETVSTDFDIADKLYFEPVFWEHIYEIILLEKPVGVIVQLGGQTALKLAEKLERYGIKIIGTDFQSLDLAEDRGRFSSLLKEINIPYPEFGVIENADEAVAISKKLNFPLLVRPSYVLGGQSMKIVINEQELEQHVVNLLKDHPGNQVLVDHFLENAIEAEADAICDGENVHIIGIMEHIEPAGIHSGDSHSVLPPFDLSDDVIRQIEEHTKKIAIALKTVGLINIQFAIKNEIVYIIEANPRASRTVPFICKAYDEPYVNYATKVMLGENKVTDFTFNPKKNGYAIKIPVFSFNKFPNVNKELGPEMKSTGEAILFIDDLHDDAFVKLYSERNLYLSR
- the accD gene encoding acetyl-CoA carboxylase, carboxyltransferase subunit beta, translated to MSWFKRTEKGITTPTEEKREVPDGLWYQCPECKKVVHTREHEEHAWTCIECNYHARVGSKEYFELFFDNNEFTELDAGLSSSDPLKFIDSQPYPKRIKAAQAKTGLTDAVRTAHGKVSGKEVVISCMDFTFIGGSMGSVVGEKISRGIDAARAKKVPFIMICKSGGARMMEAGFSLMQMAKTSAKLALLAEEGLPYISILTDPTTGGVTASYAMLGDINIAEPGALIGFAGPRVVRETIGKDLPAGFQTSEFLLEHGFLDFIVDRKEMKKQVSDFLRMVEKK